In one window of Myxococcus virescens DNA:
- the pilB gene encoding type IV-A pilus assembly ATPase PilB, protein MSGRLGELLVRENLISVQQLRKAQEEQQKNGTRIGTALVKTGAIEESKLTDFLSKQYGVPAINLKDFDVEPDIIKLVPKEVAEKHLVVPVNRAGPSLIVAMCDPSNIFAVDDLKFLTGYNIETVVASEVSIREAIERYYAEKGPSLEDIVGDVGDDIEVTKEETENIDEMAKAADDAPVVKLVNLILMDAIKKRASDIHVEPYEKDFRVRFRIDGVMYEVMRPPMKLRNAITSRLKIMASLDISERRLPQDGRIKIKMGGGKEMDFRVSVCPTLFGEKVVMRLLDKSNLQLDMTKLGFDAQPLAWFKEAIDRPYGMVLVTGPTGSGKTTTLYSALSSLNGLDTNICTAEDPVEFNFAGINQVQMHDDIGLNFAAALRSFLRQDPDIIMIGEIRDFETAEIGVKAALTGHLVLSTLHTNDAPGTVSRLLNMGIEPFLVTASLNLILAQRLARRLCPACKKPAENVDEQALIDAGVPPDKIGTFTMYEKVGCRDCNDRGYRGRVAIYEVMPFWDGLKELVINGASAAELKQEAIRLGMSSLRMSGLRKMMDGATTLEEVVGNTAPDRF, encoded by the coding sequence ATGTCCGGTCGACTCGGTGAACTGCTGGTTCGCGAGAACCTCATCTCCGTGCAGCAGCTGCGCAAGGCCCAGGAAGAGCAGCAGAAGAACGGCACGCGCATCGGCACCGCGCTCGTCAAGACGGGCGCCATCGAGGAGTCGAAGCTGACCGACTTCCTCTCCAAGCAATACGGCGTGCCGGCCATCAACCTGAAGGACTTCGACGTCGAGCCGGACATCATCAAGCTGGTGCCGAAGGAAGTGGCGGAGAAGCACCTGGTGGTGCCCGTCAACCGCGCGGGCCCGTCGCTCATCGTGGCCATGTGCGACCCGTCCAACATCTTCGCGGTGGACGACCTGAAGTTCCTCACCGGCTACAACATCGAGACGGTGGTCGCCTCCGAGGTCTCCATCCGCGAGGCCATCGAGCGCTACTACGCGGAGAAGGGCCCGTCGCTGGAGGACATCGTCGGCGACGTCGGTGACGACATCGAGGTCACCAAGGAAGAGACGGAGAACATCGATGAGATGGCCAAGGCCGCGGACGACGCGCCCGTGGTCAAGCTGGTGAATCTCATCCTCATGGACGCCATCAAGAAGCGCGCGTCCGATATCCATGTCGAGCCCTACGAGAAGGACTTCCGCGTCCGCTTCCGCATCGACGGTGTGATGTACGAGGTGATGCGCCCGCCGATGAAGCTGCGCAACGCGATCACCTCGCGTTTGAAGATCATGGCCTCGCTGGACATCTCCGAGCGGCGCCTGCCGCAGGACGGCCGCATCAAGATCAAGATGGGCGGCGGCAAGGAGATGGACTTCCGCGTGAGCGTGTGTCCCACGCTCTTCGGCGAGAAGGTCGTGATGCGTCTGCTCGACAAGAGCAACCTCCAGCTCGACATGACGAAGCTGGGCTTCGACGCGCAGCCGCTGGCCTGGTTCAAGGAGGCCATCGACCGGCCCTACGGCATGGTGCTGGTGACGGGCCCCACGGGCTCGGGCAAGACGACGACGCTGTACTCGGCGCTCTCCAGCCTCAACGGCCTGGACACCAACATTTGCACCGCGGAGGACCCGGTCGAGTTCAACTTCGCCGGCATCAATCAGGTGCAGATGCATGACGACATCGGCCTGAACTTCGCCGCGGCGCTGCGCTCCTTCCTCCGCCAGGACCCGGACATCATCATGATTGGTGAGATCCGCGACTTCGAGACGGCGGAAATCGGCGTGAAGGCGGCGCTCACGGGCCACCTGGTGCTCTCCACGCTGCACACCAACGACGCCCCGGGCACGGTGAGCCGTCTGCTCAACATGGGCATCGAGCCGTTCCTCGTGACGGCGTCGCTGAACCTCATCCTCGCCCAGCGTCTGGCGCGCCGTCTGTGCCCGGCCTGCAAGAAGCCGGCGGAGAACGTGGACGAGCAGGCGCTCATCGACGCTGGTGTTCCGCCGGACAAGATTGGCACCTTCACGATGTACGAGAAGGTCGGCTGCCGCGACTGCAACGACCGTGGCTACCGCGGCCGCGTGGCCATCTACGAGGTCATGCCCTTCTGGGACGGCCTCAAGGAGCTGGTCATCAACGGCGCCTCCGCCGCGGAGCTGAAGCAGGAGGCCATTCGCCTGGGCATGAGCAGCCTGCGCATGAGCGGTCTTCGCAAGATGATGGACGGCGCCACCACGTTGGAAGAGGTGGTGGGAAACACCGCCCCGGACCGCTTCTAG
- a CDS encoding diguanylate cyclase — MADGERKRTLEVARRAPPAGELSGRTVLLVDDDPVHLRHVRDGLAPHGYVFAEAHDGAQALSAIRESRPDLILMDVEMPGLGGVEVCRIIKANAGEDGFGFIPVILMTARQAAGKVEGLELGADDYLVKPFDMLELSARVKSMLRLKALQDAVVEKNRELDRANKELAARREELLALTRTDALTGLSNRRALEERLNDEFARSRRYGAPLSLVMLDIDHFKRINDSFGHPFGDHVLKAVAQTARARLREVDLLARYGGEEFIALLPETGPADALRVCERVRDAIAALELEYVGGSGKPQCVRLTASLGVATVPSGDLPSAEALLRAADASLYAAKGAGRNRVHQHAA; from the coding sequence ATGGCGGATGGCGAACGGAAGAGGACGCTGGAGGTCGCCCGCCGTGCCCCCCCCGCTGGGGAACTCAGTGGCCGCACGGTGCTCCTCGTGGACGATGACCCGGTGCATCTCCGGCACGTGCGCGACGGACTGGCCCCTCACGGTTACGTCTTCGCCGAGGCCCATGACGGCGCCCAGGCGCTGTCCGCCATCCGGGAGTCCCGCCCCGACCTCATCCTCATGGACGTGGAGATGCCGGGACTGGGTGGCGTGGAGGTGTGCCGCATCATCAAGGCGAACGCGGGCGAGGACGGCTTCGGCTTCATCCCCGTGATTCTCATGACGGCCCGGCAGGCCGCGGGAAAGGTGGAGGGACTGGAGCTGGGAGCGGATGACTACCTGGTGAAGCCCTTCGACATGCTCGAGCTGTCGGCCCGCGTGAAGTCCATGCTGCGGCTGAAGGCGTTGCAGGATGCGGTGGTGGAGAAGAACCGGGAGCTGGACCGCGCCAACAAGGAGCTGGCGGCGCGGCGCGAAGAGCTGCTGGCGCTCACCCGCACGGATGCACTCACTGGCCTGTCGAACCGGCGCGCCTTGGAAGAGCGGCTGAACGACGAGTTCGCCCGCTCGCGGCGCTATGGAGCGCCCCTGTCCCTGGTGATGCTGGACATCGACCACTTCAAGCGCATCAACGACAGCTTCGGGCACCCCTTCGGAGACCACGTGCTGAAGGCCGTGGCCCAGACGGCGCGGGCGCGGCTGCGGGAAGTGGACCTGCTGGCGCGCTACGGCGGCGAGGAGTTCATCGCCCTGCTCCCGGAGACAGGTCCCGCGGACGCGCTCCGGGTCTGCGAGCGGGTGCGCGACGCCATCGCCGCCCTGGAACTGGAGTATGTGGGCGGGAGTGGCAAGCCGCAGTGCGTGCGGCTGACCGCGTCATTGGGCGTGGCCACGGTGCCGTCGGGCGACCTCCCGAGCGCGGAGGCGCTGCTGCGGGCTGCCGACGCCAGCCTCTATGCGGCCAAGGGAGCAGGCCGCAATCGCGTCCATCAGCACGCCGCGTGA
- the trmB gene encoding tRNA (guanine(46)-N(7))-methyltransferase TrmB — translation MSRPRLLPEPVGLKFVTLETPPDWDAEFGFSGPLELEIGSGAGGHALEYCRRHPEVRFVAFEWRKKYARDTQDRADKAGLRNLRVIESDARFIVPRIFAPDSLAAIHLQFPDPWWKRSHAKRAVIQPAFAELLYGKLAPGGLFDMRTDVQDRGVTMLAILESAGFKNPLGSGVFHPYDPEEVPSTRERRYLASGEPVYRARLLKPA, via the coding sequence ATGTCCCGTCCTCGCCTGCTCCCCGAGCCCGTCGGCCTCAAGTTCGTCACCCTGGAGACCCCGCCGGACTGGGACGCCGAATTCGGCTTCAGCGGACCGCTCGAGCTGGAAATCGGCTCCGGCGCGGGCGGCCACGCCCTGGAGTACTGCCGCCGCCACCCCGAGGTACGCTTCGTCGCCTTCGAGTGGCGCAAGAAGTACGCGCGCGACACCCAGGACCGCGCGGACAAGGCGGGCCTGCGCAACCTGCGCGTCATCGAATCCGACGCGCGCTTCATCGTGCCCCGCATCTTCGCGCCCGATTCACTCGCCGCCATCCACCTCCAGTTCCCCGACCCCTGGTGGAAGCGCTCCCACGCCAAGCGCGCCGTGATTCAGCCCGCGTTCGCCGAACTGCTGTACGGCAAGCTCGCACCGGGTGGACTCTTCGACATGCGCACCGATGTCCAGGACCGCGGCGTGACGATGCTCGCCATCCTGGAATCCGCTGGTTTCAAGAACCCCTTGGGTTCAGGTGTTTTCCATCCCTATGACCCGGAGGAAGTGCCCTCCACGCGTGAGCGCCGCTACCTGGCCAGCGGGGAGCCCGTGTACCGGGCGCGGCTACTGAAGCCTGCCTGA
- a CDS encoding bifunctional riboflavin kinase/FAD synthetase, whose product MKVFPAVADAGRALAGQALALGNFDGVHVGHQALFAEARRHGRAAAFTFHPHPGKVLQPELAPKLITLLPRKLELFEELGLDAAVVQPFSREYARTPPADFEAALFDALGVAHVVVGSDFTYGSARRGTAETLREAAARRGATVHVVPPVTVDGVVASSSRVREYILEGRVSAARRLLGRPFDLDGTVVTGAGRGRGIGFPTANVDTQNELRPAPGVYAIRVHLPGESKGTWHGGAANIGVKPTFGGTEVTIEAHLLDFAGDLYGKELRVQFLDRLRPEQRFGSVVELTGQIKRDVEAARAVIAREES is encoded by the coding sequence ATGAAGGTCTTCCCTGCGGTGGCGGACGCGGGCCGGGCGCTGGCCGGACAGGCACTCGCGCTGGGCAACTTCGACGGTGTGCACGTGGGCCATCAGGCCCTCTTCGCGGAGGCGCGCCGCCACGGGCGGGCCGCCGCCTTCACCTTCCATCCCCATCCAGGCAAGGTGCTCCAGCCGGAGCTGGCGCCGAAGCTCATCACCCTGCTGCCGCGCAAGCTGGAGCTGTTCGAGGAGCTCGGGTTGGACGCCGCGGTGGTGCAACCCTTCTCGCGCGAATACGCGCGCACGCCGCCCGCGGACTTCGAGGCAGCGCTCTTCGACGCGCTCGGCGTCGCGCACGTCGTGGTGGGCAGCGACTTCACCTACGGCTCGGCCCGGCGCGGCACCGCGGAGACGCTGCGCGAGGCCGCGGCCCGGCGTGGCGCCACGGTGCACGTGGTTCCGCCCGTCACGGTGGATGGCGTGGTGGCGTCGTCATCGCGCGTTCGCGAGTACATCCTGGAGGGGCGCGTGTCCGCGGCGCGGCGGCTGCTGGGCCGTCCCTTCGATCTGGACGGCACGGTGGTGACGGGCGCGGGGCGGGGGCGAGGCATCGGCTTTCCCACCGCGAACGTGGATACGCAGAACGAGCTGCGCCCCGCACCGGGGGTCTATGCCATCCGCGTCCATCTGCCGGGCGAGTCAAAGGGCACCTGGCATGGCGGTGCGGCGAACATCGGTGTGAAGCCTACCTTTGGCGGCACGGAGGTGACGATCGAAGCGCACCTGCTCGACTTCGCCGGTGATCTGTACGGGAAGGAGCTGCGCGTGCAGTTCCTCGACCGCCTTCGCCCCGAGCAGCGTTTCGGTTCGGTGGTGGAGCTGACGGGGCAGATCAAGCGTGACGTGGAGGCCGCGCGCGCCGTGATTGCGCGCGAGGAGAGCTGA
- a CDS encoding helicase C-terminal domain-containing protein — translation MGGAAELFTRHVFLDLETTGLDPRVDEVIELGCIFFENGREVERFARLYSASRPLPLTIRRLTGLTDADLEGHPRFGTDIAELREKLSGWTVVAHNAPFEKGFLPDLLGPIRAPVLDSCELMHYLHPELPSHSLESLLRWGGLALRQPHRAVSDCEAVYSVLVHAMERCVREGRGDDVVDLLAALDPRKGAELRLAMEGVGLKDGASGAFDYEEWPLVDLLSRLAAACREEAAPLSLEAQGFLRGKPERRRAGGATALPEPEADAPVLPVRPDEVSALLGVGGALEQAGEGFMSRAAQLDVAQAVARALSDGGQLAVEAGTGTGKSLAYLAPAALFAARNGRKVGVAPHTKTLQDQLLEKDLPRLHRATKGAFGYALLKGQTNYLCRRRALEATRVEPGMGHSARAPRAYLRAYLRRSGEGDLDRLSHWFRERFPVLMALVPAVRSEASTTLGEKCPHFHRCFYHSAVAQAREADVLVINQSLAFAWPARYPKLDHLVLDEAHEVEDVATTALTLELSDLAFLRLTERLHGRDGRRGLFAELRKALSASRRTETRSLMGEVEDGLRRLLDDARDLGARVTELCEPTATAVGEDPDESAYSPELRITATVRALPAWEPVREGLEGVRGALQALHVLLSVRVLAALPELAARQPALERELSGANTELGELAVLAGELSGEAAPGRCYAATAEPKRQRWSLSAQPVDVSAYVSKDFAESKRTLVLASATLGTGDGFPFVLRRLGLDGRGGRPAPRLVRAATPFKLHEQALVVLVTDAPRAHEEAFVEWASLRISGLAQTMGGRVLGLFASTRRMDRVGTSVRGRLDPLGIEVLRQSRGHSRSLAARQEKDTGTVLLGTKSFWQGVDIPGRGVGCVFIDKLPLEPAMRPLVAAREEPLSRSGGEYMGFLHYRLPRALLQLRQGVGRLIRATTDRGVVIISDPGHPSYRGHLMNALEGYRVEALPWAQARLRIHAMLKETGLTVESGPARSWG, via the coding sequence ATGGGCGGCGCGGCGGAGCTCTTCACCCGGCATGTGTTCCTCGACCTCGAAACCACGGGGTTGGATCCGCGCGTGGACGAGGTCATCGAGCTGGGCTGCATCTTCTTCGAGAACGGGCGCGAGGTGGAACGCTTCGCGCGCCTGTACTCGGCGTCGCGGCCCCTCCCCCTCACCATCCGGCGCCTGACGGGCCTGACGGACGCGGACCTCGAAGGGCATCCGCGCTTCGGCACCGACATCGCCGAGCTTCGCGAGAAGCTCTCCGGCTGGACGGTGGTGGCGCACAACGCGCCCTTTGAAAAAGGCTTCCTGCCGGACCTGCTGGGGCCCATCCGCGCCCCGGTGCTCGACTCGTGCGAGCTGATGCACTACCTGCACCCAGAGCTGCCCAGCCACTCGCTGGAGTCGCTGCTGCGCTGGGGCGGGCTGGCACTGCGCCAGCCGCACCGCGCGGTGTCAGACTGCGAGGCGGTGTACTCGGTGCTGGTGCACGCCATGGAGCGCTGCGTCCGCGAGGGCCGTGGCGATGACGTGGTGGACCTGCTCGCCGCGTTGGACCCGCGCAAGGGCGCGGAGCTGCGCCTGGCGATGGAGGGCGTGGGCCTGAAGGACGGCGCGAGCGGCGCGTTCGACTATGAGGAATGGCCGCTGGTGGACCTGCTGTCGCGTCTGGCCGCCGCGTGCCGTGAAGAAGCTGCGCCGTTGTCGCTGGAGGCCCAGGGCTTCCTTCGTGGGAAGCCGGAGCGGCGGCGCGCGGGAGGCGCCACGGCGCTACCCGAGCCAGAGGCGGATGCCCCCGTGCTCCCCGTGCGTCCGGACGAGGTCTCAGCGCTGCTGGGCGTTGGCGGCGCGCTGGAGCAGGCCGGTGAAGGATTCATGAGCCGGGCCGCGCAGCTCGACGTGGCGCAGGCGGTGGCGCGGGCGCTGTCGGACGGCGGGCAACTCGCGGTGGAAGCCGGCACGGGCACGGGCAAGTCGCTGGCGTACCTGGCTCCCGCCGCCCTCTTCGCGGCGCGAAACGGACGCAAGGTCGGCGTGGCGCCGCACACCAAGACGCTCCAGGACCAGCTCCTGGAGAAGGACCTGCCTCGGCTTCACCGCGCCACGAAGGGCGCCTTCGGCTACGCCCTGCTGAAGGGCCAGACGAACTACCTGTGCCGCCGCCGCGCGCTGGAAGCCACTCGGGTGGAGCCCGGCATGGGGCACTCCGCGCGCGCCCCCCGGGCGTATCTGCGTGCGTACCTGCGCCGCAGTGGCGAAGGAGACCTGGACCGCCTGAGCCACTGGTTCCGCGAGCGCTTCCCGGTGCTGATGGCGCTGGTGCCCGCCGTGCGCTCCGAGGCATCGACGACGCTCGGCGAGAAGTGCCCGCACTTCCACCGCTGCTTCTATCACTCGGCCGTGGCGCAGGCCCGTGAGGCGGACGTGCTGGTCATCAACCAGTCGCTCGCCTTCGCGTGGCCCGCGCGCTACCCGAAGCTGGACCACCTGGTCCTCGACGAGGCGCACGAGGTGGAGGATGTCGCCACCACTGCGCTGACGCTGGAGCTGTCGGACCTGGCCTTCCTCCGCCTCACCGAGCGGCTGCATGGCAGGGACGGACGGCGCGGCCTGTTCGCCGAGCTACGCAAGGCGCTGAGCGCTTCGCGCCGGACGGAGACGCGGTCGCTGATGGGCGAGGTGGAGGATGGCCTTCGCCGGTTGCTTGACGACGCACGTGACCTCGGTGCGCGCGTGACGGAGCTGTGCGAGCCCACCGCCACAGCCGTGGGCGAAGACCCGGATGAAAGTGCGTACTCTCCGGAGCTGCGCATCACCGCGACCGTGCGCGCCCTGCCCGCCTGGGAGCCGGTACGCGAAGGACTGGAAGGCGTGCGCGGCGCGCTCCAGGCGCTGCATGTCCTGCTGTCCGTGCGCGTACTGGCCGCTCTCCCTGAGCTGGCGGCTCGACAACCCGCGCTGGAGCGGGAGCTGTCAGGTGCCAACACCGAGCTTGGCGAACTGGCGGTGCTCGCGGGCGAACTGTCCGGAGAAGCCGCGCCAGGACGGTGCTACGCGGCCACCGCGGAACCGAAGCGGCAGCGGTGGAGCTTGAGCGCCCAGCCAGTGGATGTCTCCGCCTACGTGTCGAAGGACTTCGCGGAGAGCAAGCGCACGCTGGTGCTCGCGTCCGCCACGCTGGGCACTGGCGACGGCTTCCCCTTCGTCCTCCGGCGATTGGGGCTCGACGGGCGTGGAGGCCGACCTGCGCCCCGACTGGTCCGCGCGGCCACGCCCTTCAAGCTGCATGAGCAGGCGCTGGTCGTGCTCGTCACAGATGCGCCTCGTGCGCACGAGGAAGCCTTCGTGGAGTGGGCCTCGCTCCGGATTTCGGGCCTGGCCCAGACGATGGGAGGCCGGGTGCTGGGGCTGTTCGCATCGACGCGCCGAATGGATCGCGTGGGCACGAGCGTCCGCGGACGGCTGGACCCACTGGGCATCGAGGTGCTGCGGCAGTCACGCGGGCACAGCCGCTCGCTGGCGGCGCGGCAGGAGAAGGACACGGGCACCGTGCTGCTGGGGACCAAGAGCTTCTGGCAGGGCGTGGACATCCCCGGTCGCGGCGTCGGCTGCGTGTTCATCGACAAGCTGCCCCTGGAGCCCGCCATGCGTCCGCTGGTGGCCGCGCGCGAGGAGCCCCTCTCTCGCAGCGGCGGCGAATACATGGGCTTCCTCCACTACCGGCTTCCCCGCGCCCTGCTGCAACTGCGCCAGGGCGTGGGCCGGCTCATCCGGGCGACGACGGACCGGGGCGTGGTCATCATCTCGGACCCGGGACACCCCAGCTACCGTGGCCACCTGATGAACGCGCTGGAGGGCTATCGCGTCGAGGCGCTTCCGTGGGCCCAAGCGCGCCTGCGCATCCACGCGATGCTGAAAGAGACGGGACTCACCGTGGAGTCAGGACCCGCGCG
- a CDS encoding cupredoxin domain-containing protein, with amino-acid sequence MRQFISRIIKPWLALAATAAMVGITQQGCTKDADATKAPAVPEKRENGVRIVELSVTEKGYEPSPVSLKKGEPVKLVVTRKTDHTCATEVVMDGYDINTPLPLNQPVEITFTPKESGKLVYGCAMNKMISGVFMVD; translated from the coding sequence ATGCGTCAGTTCATCTCCCGCATCATCAAGCCCTGGCTCGCCCTGGCCGCGACGGCCGCCATGGTGGGCATCACGCAGCAAGGGTGCACGAAGGACGCTGACGCGACGAAGGCGCCCGCGGTCCCCGAGAAGCGCGAGAACGGCGTGCGCATCGTCGAGCTCTCCGTCACCGAGAAGGGCTACGAGCCCAGCCCGGTGAGCCTCAAGAAGGGCGAGCCGGTGAAGCTGGTGGTGACGCGCAAGACGGACCACACCTGCGCCACCGAGGTCGTCATGGACGGCTACGACATCAACACGCCGTTGCCGCTCAACCAGCCGGTGGAGATTACCTTCACGCCAAAGGAGTCCGGCAAGCTGGTGTACGGCTGCGCCATGAACAAGATGATTTCCGGCGTTTTCATGGTCGACTGA